One window from the genome of bacterium encodes:
- a CDS encoding CCA tRNA nucleotidyltransferase encodes MKRIGLDLLRRALPEPARDATLAIAKAGDSLGVGIHLVGGPVRDFLLDRPLRDVDLVAEPRDETMKQADSAAAAVAKTAQLEGARIVVHPRFGTVRIELDGVVLDVSSVRSEVYEKPGALPTIAAGGLDEDLRRRDFTVNGMAAPLNATARKGRSALIDPGEGLADLDRGLLRVFHAGSFQDDPTRALRAARLAPRLGMALARPSRSALRGALRDGAFGGVKGERYHAEFEKLFADPVHGLDPSRALRLLDEWHVLAALEPGLHLPKTSRTPLRRLGRDLVDASASLQPWLTGFMLWLGPLPAPLRRRVLRRFAVRGRAAERIVAYPRTAARILRALGRGRGRGPTDALLRGVGAEELQALAAEAATAERRRILRWRREDRAVRLPVSGQDLLEMGLTGPAVGRALERIRLAVLDQKVRNREDALSLAAELAPRKPRKRRGSG; translated from the coding sequence GTGAAGCGGATCGGCCTGGATCTGCTGCGGCGGGCTCTGCCGGAGCCGGCACGGGATGCGACCCTGGCGATCGCAAAAGCCGGGGATTCGCTCGGCGTGGGCATCCATCTGGTTGGCGGGCCGGTGCGGGATTTCCTTCTCGACCGGCCGCTGCGGGATGTGGATCTGGTGGCCGAGCCTCGCGACGAGACGATGAAGCAGGCGGATTCGGCTGCAGCCGCCGTGGCAAAGACTGCGCAGCTGGAAGGCGCCCGGATCGTCGTCCACCCGCGCTTCGGCACGGTGCGGATCGAGTTGGACGGCGTCGTGTTGGACGTGTCCAGTGTCCGGTCGGAGGTCTACGAAAAACCTGGCGCGCTCCCCACGATCGCAGCCGGTGGGCTCGATGAGGACCTCCGGCGGCGAGACTTCACGGTGAACGGGATGGCTGCACCGCTCAACGCCACCGCACGCAAAGGCCGCTCGGCGTTGATCGATCCGGGCGAGGGGCTGGCGGATCTGGATCGTGGGCTCCTGCGGGTCTTCCACGCGGGTAGCTTTCAGGATGATCCGACCCGCGCGCTAAGGGCTGCTCGCCTGGCGCCGCGGCTCGGTATGGCGCTGGCCCGACCGAGCCGCAGCGCCCTGCGTGGGGCGCTGCGTGATGGGGCGTTCGGTGGCGTGAAGGGCGAGCGCTACCACGCCGAGTTCGAGAAGTTGTTTGCCGATCCCGTACACGGTCTGGATCCCTCTCGGGCGCTTCGGCTGCTGGATGAGTGGCACGTGTTGGCCGCTCTCGAGCCGGGTCTTCATTTGCCGAAGACCTCCCGAACCCCTTTGCGTCGCTTGGGTCGCGATCTGGTCGATGCCTCTGCATCGCTCCAGCCTTGGCTCACGGGCTTCATGCTGTGGCTGGGGCCGTTGCCCGCGCCGCTCCGTCGCCGGGTGCTGCGGCGCTTCGCCGTGCGGGGCCGAGCTGCAGAGCGGATCGTCGCCTATCCGCGGACCGCCGCCCGGATCCTGCGCGCGCTTGGCCGGGGCCGGGGGCGCGGCCCGACCGATGCCCTGCTACGAGGCGTCGGGGCCGAGGAGTTACAGGCTCTGGCGGCCGAGGCAGCAACGGCAGAGCGCCGCCGCATCCTTCGCTGGCGTCGCGAAGATCGAGCCGTTCGCCTGCCGGTCTCCGGTCAGGATCTGCTCGAGATGGGCCTCACTGGCCCTGCGGTTGGCCGCGCACTCGAGCGCATTCGTCTGGCGGTACTCGATCAGAAGGTGCGGAACCGGGAGGACGCGCTCAGCCTGGCTGCGGAGTTGGCTCCTCGAAAGCCCCGGAAGCGCCGAGGTAGCGGATGA